A section of the Acidobacterium capsulatum ATCC 51196 genome encodes:
- a CDS encoding 2-oxoacid:ferredoxin oxidoreductase subunit beta has translation MASTPSTPAPKVNRLGLPILDYRGGKTTLCAGCGHNAISERIIDAFYEMGVQPERVMKLSGIGCSSKSPAYFLSRSHSFNSVHGRMPSVATGALLANKTMLGLGVSGDGDTASIGMGQFVHLMRRNLPMIYIIEDNGVYGLTKGQFSATADIGSTLKTGVVNDLPAIDICSLAIQLGATFVGRSFSGDKKQLSAMLKAAIAHKGTVMLDVISPCVTFNDHVGSTKSYKYMQEHEEAISEVGFVPYFDDIAVDYAEGSTYDVELHDGSHLRLRKLHEDYNPTDRVAAVKALMEAHAKGEVLTGVFYIDTEKPAFTDLLNMVDEPLATLPQSRTRPPKQVLDEVMAKLQ, from the coding sequence ATGGCCTCGACACCTTCCACTCCCGCCCCCAAGGTCAACCGCCTCGGTCTTCCCATCCTCGACTATCGCGGTGGCAAGACGACGCTTTGCGCCGGCTGCGGCCACAATGCCATCTCCGAGCGCATCATTGATGCCTTCTATGAGATGGGCGTCCAGCCCGAGCGCGTCATGAAGCTCTCCGGCATCGGCTGCTCCTCCAAGAGCCCGGCCTACTTCCTGTCGCGTTCGCACAGCTTCAACAGCGTGCATGGCCGCATGCCGTCGGTTGCCACCGGCGCGCTGCTCGCCAACAAAACCATGCTCGGCCTCGGCGTCTCCGGCGACGGAGACACGGCCTCCATCGGCATGGGCCAGTTCGTCCATCTCATGCGCCGCAATCTGCCGATGATCTACATCATTGAAGACAACGGCGTCTACGGCCTCACCAAGGGCCAGTTCTCGGCCACGGCAGACATCGGCTCCACGCTCAAGACCGGCGTGGTCAACGATCTGCCCGCCATCGACATCTGCTCGCTCGCCATACAGCTCGGAGCCACCTTCGTCGGCCGCTCCTTCTCCGGCGACAAGAAGCAGCTCTCGGCCATGCTCAAGGCGGCCATCGCTCACAAGGGCACCGTGATGCTCGATGTGATCTCGCCCTGCGTCACCTTCAACGACCACGTCGGCTCCACCAAGAGCTACAAGTACATGCAGGAGCATGAAGAGGCCATCAGCGAAGTCGGCTTCGTGCCGTACTTCGATGACATCGCCGTGGACTACGCCGAAGGCTCCACCTACGACGTTGAGCTGCACGACGGCTCGCACCTGCGCCTGCGCAAGCTTCACGAGGACTACAACCCGACCGACCGTGTCGCCGCCGTCAAGGCTCTCATGGAAGCGCATGCCAAGGGCGAAGTCCTCACCGGCGTCTTCTACATCGACACCGAGAAGCCGGCTTTCACTGACCTGCTCAACATGGTCGATGAGCCGTTGGCCACGCTGCCCCAGTCCCGCACCCGCCCGCCAAAGCAGGTGCTCGACGAGGTCATGGCCAAGCTCCAGTAG
- a CDS encoding serine/threonine-protein kinase encodes MKRRMIEHYELVRKLGSGGSGVVYLAEDTLLMRPVVLKVLKRGALTADQMRKTVLREARMASAIEHPNVCAIYEVGEQDEEAFIAMQYVPGQSLDKLIAKGPANVQLTLSVGIQIADGLSAAHTLGIFHRDLKPANVMLTDGGLVKILDFGLARRLTKEDAEFDPAKPTPRENDPLAATYTARGGTIAYMAPEQFVTGQSSVQSDLWALGVILYELVSGRHPFSRPNTDEFQTIRAIQFVDPAPLNECCPQVPPELASIVMHCLQKTPAERYASAADLREALRTLMKTLQFETGIVPGDAAANLLPTIPEREKRATGLLSLLAERFRESQPEQNTDKAILVLPFQNLGSKDVAPLYGFALADAIGTRLARMSSLIVRPSSALLHLPIAQMDPLAIGHQLIVDYVLTGSFLRSESGFDLNWQLLDVQGESVRGGGSISVASFDLISVQTEICNEVFASLQGSGQLRDRTERLTMRSEALSEGISELYLQASAMLSSFMQRTGSRADLDRAREMFEQVTEREPEYAPGWSGLGVTHMQYTRHGFGGHMHIMAARRAFDKALQIDPGSADANLYRIYMLLARGEKESARHGIEDMLSKSARNWNVHVLAGTMLRLDGMYDEALEQFHLALNLNPSGAPMIYNHRARVYQYQNQLDLAEGELQKGLTLEPRHPLLRTSLAYQRMRQGQLEEAIAMMEAVLKDDTSLRIIYPTLAMCYVQIGQRERGATLIEESSMAAAEADSEMAYRLATYFAVDGDESEALHWLRRAIYLGNENYPWFSRNPAWNKLRGHADFERILDDLKRSYRRNQRTWKRLFDQLGEN; translated from the coding sequence ATGAAACGCAGAATGATTGAGCATTACGAACTGGTCCGCAAGCTCGGCTCCGGCGGCAGCGGTGTGGTCTACCTGGCAGAGGACACGCTGCTCATGCGCCCCGTCGTGCTCAAGGTGCTCAAGCGTGGCGCGCTCACCGCCGACCAGATGCGCAAAACCGTTCTGCGCGAGGCCCGCATGGCCTCGGCCATCGAGCACCCCAACGTCTGCGCCATTTACGAGGTCGGTGAGCAGGACGAAGAAGCCTTCATCGCCATGCAGTACGTGCCTGGCCAGTCCCTCGACAAGCTCATCGCCAAGGGCCCGGCCAACGTGCAGCTCACGCTCTCGGTCGGCATTCAGATCGCCGACGGTCTCAGCGCCGCGCACACGCTCGGCATCTTCCACCGCGACCTCAAGCCTGCCAACGTCATGCTCACCGACGGCGGCCTCGTCAAAATCCTCGACTTCGGTCTCGCTCGCCGCCTCACCAAAGAGGACGCGGAGTTCGACCCCGCCAAGCCCACCCCACGGGAAAACGATCCCCTCGCCGCCACCTACACCGCGCGCGGCGGCACCATCGCCTACATGGCGCCCGAACAATTCGTCACCGGCCAGAGCAGCGTGCAGAGCGATCTCTGGGCTCTAGGCGTCATCCTCTACGAACTCGTCAGCGGCCGTCATCCTTTCTCGCGCCCCAATACGGACGAATTCCAGACCATCCGCGCCATCCAGTTCGTCGATCCCGCGCCGCTCAATGAGTGCTGCCCGCAGGTCCCGCCCGAGCTGGCCTCCATCGTCATGCACTGCCTGCAAAAGACGCCGGCCGAGCGCTATGCCAGCGCCGCCGATCTGCGCGAGGCATTGCGCACCCTCATGAAGACGCTGCAATTTGAGACCGGCATCGTCCCCGGCGACGCGGCGGCCAATCTTCTGCCCACCATTCCCGAGCGCGAAAAGCGCGCCACCGGCCTCCTTTCACTGCTTGCCGAGCGCTTCCGCGAGTCGCAGCCTGAGCAGAATACAGACAAGGCCATCCTCGTGCTGCCGTTTCAAAATCTCGGCAGCAAAGACGTCGCGCCCCTCTACGGCTTCGCCCTCGCAGACGCCATCGGCACCCGCCTCGCACGCATGTCCTCGCTCATCGTCCGCCCGTCGAGCGCCTTGCTTCACCTGCCCATCGCTCAGATGGACCCGCTCGCCATCGGCCACCAGCTCATCGTCGATTACGTGCTCACCGGCAGCTTTCTGCGTTCCGAGAGCGGCTTTGACCTCAACTGGCAGTTGCTCGACGTGCAGGGAGAGAGCGTGCGCGGCGGCGGCTCCATCAGCGTCGCATCGTTTGATCTCATCTCCGTCCAGACTGAGATTTGCAACGAAGTCTTCGCCTCGCTCCAGGGCAGCGGACAACTGCGCGACCGCACCGAGCGCCTCACCATGCGTTCTGAGGCGCTCTCCGAGGGCATCTCTGAGCTTTACCTGCAGGCCAGCGCCATGCTGTCGTCGTTCATGCAGCGCACCGGCAGCCGCGCCGACCTTGACCGTGCCCGCGAAATGTTCGAGCAGGTCACCGAGCGCGAACCCGAATACGCTCCTGGCTGGAGCGGCCTCGGCGTCACCCACATGCAGTACACCCGCCACGGCTTTGGCGGACACATGCACATCATGGCCGCGCGCCGCGCCTTTGACAAAGCGCTCCAGATCGATCCCGGCTCGGCCGACGCCAACCTCTACCGCATCTACATGCTGCTGGCACGCGGAGAAAAGGAGAGCGCCCGTCACGGCATCGAAGACATGCTCTCCAAATCCGCCCGCAACTGGAACGTCCACGTTCTCGCCGGCACCATGCTGCGGCTCGATGGCATGTATGACGAAGCGCTCGAGCAGTTCCATCTCGCGCTCAATCTCAACCCCTCCGGCGCGCCTATGATCTACAACCATCGGGCGCGCGTCTATCAGTATCAGAACCAGCTCGACCTCGCCGAAGGCGAACTCCAGAAGGGACTCACCCTTGAGCCGCGCCATCCGCTCCTGCGCACCTCGCTCGCCTACCAGCGCATGCGCCAGGGCCAGCTTGAAGAGGCCATCGCCATGATGGAAGCCGTCCTCAAGGACGACACCAGCCTTCGCATCATCTACCCCACGCTCGCCATGTGCTACGTGCAGATCGGCCAGCGTGAGCGCGGAGCCACGCTCATCGAAGAGTCCTCCATGGCCGCCGCCGAAGCCGACAGTGAAATGGCCTATCGCCTCGCCACCTACTTCGCCGTCGATGGAGACGAGAGCGAAGCCCTTCACTGGCTTCGCCGCGCCATCTACCTCGGCAATGAAAACTATCCGTGGTTCTCCAGAAATCCCGCCTGGAACAAGCTCCGCGGCCACGCCGACTTCGAGCGCATCCTCGATGATCTCAAGCGCAGCTACCGCCGCAATCAGCGCACCTGGAAGCGTCTCTTCGACCAGCTCGGCGAAAACTAG
- a CDS encoding dihydrodipicolinate synthase family protein, with amino-acid sequence MLLEGIFPAITTPFYPDGRLYFRKLEHNVDRYSRTPVAGMTVLGSTGEAVMLSDEETRDVLRTARSASDASKVLLAGIGRESLSETLRLAEFAADQRYDAVLVRTPHFYGPQMQPAAMLTYYRTLADNSPLPVVLYSIPKFTHYDLPVAVVSELAQHPNIIGIKDSSGSVERIAALVTGTRNAPRRNVDVTPVFTAVTARMLEESMLAQAALVPLTTIGGETLSAAVPAPAQPTLKTRTKEVGFQVLSGSAETILPALEAGASGAVLALAACLPQACQEVYWAWKDNDPILAAEKQQRILAASSLVAGKYGIAGIKYACDLNGYYGGRPRLPLLPLDAAAQEEIAQALVTLRP; translated from the coding sequence ATGCTGCTCGAAGGAATCTTTCCCGCTATCACCACGCCCTTTTACCCCGACGGTCGCCTCTACTTCCGCAAGCTGGAGCACAATGTCGACCGCTACTCCCGCACTCCGGTCGCGGGCATGACCGTGCTGGGTTCCACGGGCGAGGCCGTGATGCTCAGCGATGAAGAAACGCGGGATGTCCTTCGCACCGCGCGCTCGGCCAGCGATGCCAGCAAAGTTTTGCTCGCCGGCATCGGGCGCGAAAGCCTCTCCGAGACACTGCGCCTCGCCGAGTTTGCCGCCGACCAGCGCTACGACGCCGTCCTCGTCCGCACGCCGCACTTCTACGGCCCGCAGATGCAGCCGGCCGCCATGCTCACTTACTACCGCACGCTGGCAGACAACTCGCCGTTGCCCGTCGTCCTCTACAGCATCCCCAAATTCACGCATTACGATCTGCCTGTCGCCGTCGTCTCGGAACTGGCCCAGCACCCAAACATCATCGGCATCAAGGACTCGAGCGGCAGCGTCGAGCGCATCGCCGCTCTGGTCACCGGCACCCGCAACGCGCCCCGGCGCAATGTAGACGTCACCCCCGTCTTCACCGCCGTCACGGCTCGCATGCTTGAGGAATCCATGCTCGCGCAGGCCGCGCTCGTGCCGCTCACCACCATCGGCGGCGAAACCCTGTCCGCGGCCGTCCCCGCTCCAGCGCAGCCTACGCTCAAAACCCGCACCAAAGAGGTCGGCTTTCAGGTTCTCAGCGGCTCGGCCGAAACCATCCTGCCCGCGCTCGAAGCCGGTGCCTCCGGCGCGGTCCTCGCTCTGGCCGCCTGCCTGCCGCAGGCCTGTCAGGAGGTCTACTGGGCCTGGAAGGACAATGACCCCATTCTTGCCGCCGAAAAGCAGCAGCGCATCCTCGCCGCATCGTCTCTCGTGGCAGGCAAATATGGCATTGCCGGCATCAAGTATGCCTGCGATCTCAACGGCTACTATGGCGGTCGCCCGCGTCTCCCATTGCTGCCGCTCGATGCCGCCGCGCAGGAAGAAATTGCCCAGGCTCTCGTGACGCTCCGTCCCTGA
- a CDS encoding retropepsin-like aspartic protease, whose product MTAVLPLLLATVLAAAGPQTSMQTQSNSAKQPAQTPQAQVETGASAFGKQKTSLEQLTLDHNWLSLEQALGKNGEDAGDAFYRGLLENHRDHFKRSIALLEPLIPGLAAGGDRMKEKQARLALADDYFRTFQYKKAAAEYAALAKCCEKQLTAQEKSEVEIPAKLLPELESAPAQTLDLTGSFTVPTEVNPLGLTDLTVWMDGYPTRWLFDPAENFTMIARSKAELVGLKLSKETLTISSITGQPIYVHATVIPKLKIGDAVFHNVPAVVYDDLDLYDKARQYQIEGVLGQPLLALLGQVTASESGNLTFSEAPPLQEGAPFFTDEDQLIVAAGKDGSGGLYTVNPAATSSLFSSRFYDTHLAQFTHLQMDLVKLPGNKLSQEIPIPAYHAETLHLTFGGMPITLHDIEVLAQPAGAEEDRFYGMLGDDALSQLKSYTFDFRSMKFIVRTHFGD is encoded by the coding sequence ATGACCGCCGTATTGCCCTTATTGCTGGCTACCGTACTTGCGGCGGCCGGACCCCAGACTTCGATGCAGACGCAGAGCAATTCTGCAAAGCAGCCTGCACAGACACCGCAGGCGCAGGTGGAGACGGGCGCGTCTGCGTTTGGCAAGCAGAAGACATCGCTCGAACAACTCACGCTCGATCACAACTGGCTGTCGCTGGAGCAGGCGCTGGGCAAGAACGGCGAGGATGCCGGCGATGCGTTTTACCGTGGGCTGCTGGAAAATCATCGCGACCACTTCAAGCGGTCCATTGCGCTGCTGGAGCCGCTGATTCCGGGCCTGGCGGCGGGCGGCGACCGCATGAAGGAGAAGCAGGCGCGGCTGGCGCTGGCCGACGATTACTTTCGCACCTTTCAGTACAAAAAGGCCGCGGCCGAGTATGCGGCGCTTGCAAAGTGCTGCGAGAAGCAGTTGACGGCGCAGGAGAAGAGCGAGGTCGAGATTCCGGCGAAGCTGCTGCCGGAGCTGGAGAGCGCTCCGGCGCAGACGCTGGACTTGACGGGGTCATTTACGGTGCCGACGGAGGTGAATCCGTTGGGGCTGACGGATTTGACGGTGTGGATGGATGGGTATCCGACGCGGTGGTTGTTTGATCCGGCGGAGAACTTCACCATGATTGCGCGCTCGAAGGCGGAGCTGGTGGGTCTGAAGCTGAGCAAAGAGACGCTGACGATCTCAAGCATCACGGGGCAGCCGATTTACGTGCATGCGACGGTGATTCCCAAGCTGAAAATCGGGGATGCGGTCTTTCACAATGTTCCGGCGGTGGTTTACGACGATCTGGATTTGTATGACAAGGCGCGGCAGTACCAGATTGAAGGCGTGCTGGGGCAGCCACTGCTTGCGCTGCTGGGACAGGTAACGGCTTCAGAAAGCGGGAACCTGACGTTTTCGGAGGCTCCGCCGCTGCAGGAGGGTGCGCCGTTTTTTACCGATGAGGACCAGTTGATTGTGGCGGCGGGCAAGGATGGATCGGGCGGGTTGTATACGGTGAATCCGGCGGCGACGAGTTCCCTGTTTTCGTCGCGATTCTATGACACGCATCTGGCGCAGTTTACACATTTGCAGATGGACCTGGTGAAGCTGCCGGGGAACAAGCTTTCGCAGGAGATTCCGATTCCGGCGTATCACGCCGAGACGCTGCACCTGACCTTTGGCGGAATGCCGATCACGCTGCACGACATAGAGGTGCTTGCACAGCCAGCGGGCGCGGAGGAAGACCGCTTTTATGGAATGCTGGGCGATGATGCGCTGAGCCAGTTGAAGAGCTATACGTTCGACTTTCGCTCGATGAAGTTTATTGTGCGCACGCACTTCGGGGATTAG
- a CDS encoding ABC transporter permease, with the protein MKKQPLAAVGLALVVLFLICALFAPWLAPYNPAHIDLMDRLAGPSRSHWFGTDELGRDILSRIIYGARISLEVASSVVALSLLLGLIFGGLAGFYGGALDVTINIFAINAFMALPGILLAIAFVAFLGPGLINLVLALAIGGWVGYARLVRAQVLAAREREFVEAAKALGASDLRIFMRHILPNIMQPLIVQSAIGMAGAVLAEATLSFLGLGVPPPTPSWGAMLNDARAHLFDAPHTVVFPAIAVMCCVLSFNFLGDALRDYLDPRTRLSVGL; encoded by the coding sequence ATGAAGAAGCAGCCGCTCGCCGCCGTTGGGCTGGCGCTGGTGGTGCTGTTTCTGATTTGCGCGTTGTTTGCTCCCTGGCTTGCGCCCTATAATCCCGCCCACATTGACCTGATGGACCGGCTGGCCGGGCCGAGCCGCAGCCACTGGTTTGGCACCGATGAGCTGGGGCGAGATATTCTCTCGAGGATTATTTACGGGGCGCGCATCTCGCTGGAAGTGGCCAGCTCAGTGGTGGCGCTTTCGCTGCTGCTGGGGCTGATTTTTGGCGGGCTGGCGGGCTTTTATGGCGGCGCGCTGGATGTGACGATCAACATTTTTGCGATCAATGCGTTCATGGCGCTGCCGGGGATTCTGCTGGCGATTGCGTTTGTGGCTTTTCTGGGGCCGGGACTGATCAACCTGGTGCTGGCGCTGGCCATCGGCGGATGGGTGGGTTATGCGCGGCTGGTGCGCGCGCAGGTGCTGGCGGCGCGGGAGCGCGAGTTTGTGGAAGCGGCCAAGGCGCTGGGGGCGAGCGATCTGCGCATCTTTATGCGGCACATTCTGCCGAATATTATGCAGCCATTGATTGTGCAGTCGGCCATTGGCATGGCGGGCGCCGTGCTGGCCGAAGCGACGTTGAGCTTTCTGGGGCTGGGCGTGCCTCCGCCGACGCCAAGCTGGGGCGCGATGCTGAATGATGCGCGCGCGCACCTGTTTGACGCGCCGCATACGGTGGTCTTCCCTGCTATTGCGGTGATGTGCTGCGTGCTTTCGTTCAATTTTCTGGGCGATGCGCTGCGGGATTATCTGGACCCGAGAACACGGCTGAGTGTGGGGCTATAG
- a CDS encoding sialate O-acetylesterase yields the protein MSAAAGRAELRLPHMLSSHAVLQRGRPIHVWGWSDAGETVRVQFHGQTQRATANRYGQWELWLRAEKAGGPFEMTVSASRGEAPIVLQDLLVGDVWFASGQSNMQIPLIGFPGSAVIRNAKEEIAQANHPEIRLLFVPLKSSPYPRDDQGGTWTHCTPETARTFSAVAYFFARDLEQHLHVPIGIVDATWGGTPIESWMSLRSLASDAAFMPVFMKRAEFAAQQTNLKTILAQEKAEDAKAVAAGKPKPEHPWHPDQQSWNPSYLYNAMIAPETPYTIRGFLWYQGETNSDDAWVPSLYRRLFPAMIEDWRTRWHEGELPFLYVQISSFYSPQEHWGEIRNAQRLTLALRNTGMAVSLDKGLRNNIHPPDKQTVSHRLALAAYHLAYGEDGTWEGPLFEQVTREGDALRVFFTFAKGLHAEGGAVRSFEVESADGTWHAASARLDSGSVLVKADGVNAPKAVRYGWASYTDANLYNGAGLPASTFEAQVP from the coding sequence ATGAGCGCCGCTGCGGGACGGGCGGAATTGCGCCTGCCCCACATGCTGAGCAGCCATGCGGTGCTGCAGCGCGGACGGCCGATTCATGTGTGGGGATGGAGCGACGCCGGCGAGACGGTGAGGGTTCAATTTCACGGGCAGACTCAGCGCGCGACGGCCAATCGCTATGGGCAGTGGGAGCTGTGGCTTCGGGCTGAAAAAGCGGGTGGGCCGTTTGAGATGACGGTGAGCGCAAGCCGGGGTGAGGCTCCCATCGTGCTGCAGGATTTGCTGGTCGGCGATGTGTGGTTTGCGAGCGGGCAGTCGAATATGCAGATTCCGCTGATTGGTTTTCCTGGCTCGGCGGTGATTCGGAACGCGAAGGAAGAGATTGCGCAGGCCAATCATCCGGAGATTCGGCTGCTGTTTGTGCCGCTGAAGTCGTCGCCTTATCCACGGGATGACCAGGGCGGGACATGGACGCATTGCACGCCGGAGACGGCACGGACTTTTTCCGCGGTGGCGTATTTTTTTGCGCGGGATTTAGAGCAGCATCTGCATGTGCCGATCGGGATTGTGGATGCGACGTGGGGCGGAACTCCGATAGAGTCGTGGATGAGCCTCAGGAGTCTGGCGTCAGATGCGGCGTTTATGCCGGTGTTTATGAAACGTGCGGAGTTTGCCGCGCAGCAGACGAATTTGAAGACCATTCTGGCGCAGGAAAAGGCCGAGGATGCGAAGGCGGTTGCGGCGGGTAAGCCGAAGCCGGAGCATCCGTGGCATCCGGATCAGCAGTCCTGGAACCCGAGCTATCTTTACAACGCGATGATTGCGCCGGAGACTCCCTATACGATTCGTGGATTTCTCTGGTACCAGGGCGAGACGAACAGCGACGACGCGTGGGTGCCGAGCCTTTATCGACGGCTCTTCCCTGCCATGATTGAGGACTGGCGCACGCGGTGGCATGAGGGCGAGCTGCCGTTTTTGTATGTGCAGATATCAAGCTTCTATTCACCGCAGGAGCATTGGGGTGAGATTCGCAATGCGCAGCGCTTGACGCTGGCGTTGCGGAACACGGGCATGGCCGTGAGCCTGGACAAGGGGCTGCGGAATAATATTCATCCGCCAGACAAGCAGACGGTTTCACACCGGCTGGCGCTGGCCGCATACCACCTGGCTTATGGCGAGGATGGGACGTGGGAGGGTCCGCTGTTTGAGCAGGTGACACGCGAGGGAGATGCGCTGCGCGTCTTCTTTACTTTTGCGAAGGGACTGCATGCCGAGGGCGGCGCGGTGCGCAGCTTTGAGGTCGAGAGCGCAGATGGAACATGGCATGCCGCGAGTGCGAGGCTGGATAGCGGATCGGTGTTGGTGAAGGCGGATGGGGTGAACGCTCCGAAGGCGGTGCGGTATGGATGGGCGAGTTATACCGATGCGAACCTGTACAACGGCGCGGGATTGCCTGCCTCGACCTTTGAGGCGCAGGTGCCGTGA
- a CDS encoding 2-oxoacid:acceptor oxidoreductase subunit alpha, producing the protein MATTNAGAPSAQGAPTHSEGLSAKPVVNDFSIQVATVNGSGSQSANNVLLRSIFAMGIPVSGKNLFPSNIAGLPTWYTIRASKQGYIARKKEIDVLIAMNAETAQEDIMGLHPGAVAIYDESLNLQQYRDDVICYPVPFDKITAAVCPEAKLRKLVKNMVYVGVAAKLFSIDIKAVETSLRRQFAKKQKAADLNWAAVQAGYEFATNSLVKADRFQLERMHANEGKIIIDGNAACALGAIFAGVTVVTWYPITPSSSVVEQLIDFLKKYRIEQDGKASFAVVQAEDELAAIGMVLGAGWAGARSMTATSGPGISLMAEFAGLGYFAELPGVIFDIQRVGPSTGLPTRTAQGDILSTAVLSHGDSKHVLLLPGSVAECFEFGMAAFDLTERLQTPIFVLSDLDLGMNNWMSDPFQYPEKPLDRGKVLTAEDLNRLGEFHRYKDVDGDAIPYRTLPGTDHPKAAYFTRGSGHNESAKYTERADDYQNLMERLARKFETARTLVPHPVVVQNGKSKVGIIAYGTSDFAVLESRDQLKKEHGVETDYLRLRAYPFTKEIHEFVASHDRVYIVEQNRDAQMLSLLKLDLPASDAVKLRSIRHFNGLPIDARSVTDEFILQEGI; encoded by the coding sequence ATGGCGACCACTAACGCCGGCGCTCCGTCCGCGCAGGGCGCTCCGACGCACTCTGAAGGACTCTCCGCCAAGCCAGTTGTCAACGACTTCAGTATTCAGGTGGCTACGGTCAATGGATCCGGTTCGCAGTCCGCGAACAACGTGCTGCTCCGCAGCATCTTCGCAATGGGCATTCCGGTCAGCGGCAAAAATCTTTTCCCGTCCAACATCGCCGGCCTGCCCACTTGGTACACCATCCGCGCCAGCAAACAGGGCTACATCGCGCGCAAAAAAGAGATCGACGTCCTCATCGCGATGAACGCCGAAACGGCTCAGGAAGACATCATGGGTCTCCATCCGGGCGCGGTGGCCATTTACGACGAGAGCCTCAATCTCCAGCAGTATCGCGACGACGTTATCTGTTATCCGGTGCCCTTCGACAAAATCACCGCCGCCGTCTGCCCTGAGGCCAAGCTGCGCAAGCTGGTCAAGAACATGGTCTACGTCGGCGTCGCGGCCAAACTCTTCTCCATCGACATCAAGGCCGTCGAAACCTCGCTGCGCCGCCAGTTTGCCAAAAAGCAAAAGGCTGCCGATCTCAACTGGGCGGCCGTGCAGGCTGGCTACGAGTTCGCAACCAACTCGCTCGTCAAGGCTGACCGCTTCCAGTTGGAGCGCATGCACGCCAACGAAGGCAAAATCATCATTGACGGCAATGCCGCCTGCGCTCTGGGCGCCATATTTGCCGGCGTCACCGTCGTCACCTGGTATCCCATCACGCCATCGTCCTCCGTCGTCGAACAGCTCATCGACTTCCTCAAGAAGTACCGCATCGAGCAGGACGGTAAAGCCAGCTTCGCCGTCGTCCAGGCTGAGGATGAGCTTGCCGCCATCGGCATGGTGCTTGGCGCAGGCTGGGCTGGTGCCCGTTCCATGACCGCGACCTCCGGTCCCGGCATCTCGCTCATGGCCGAGTTCGCCGGTCTCGGCTACTTTGCCGAGCTGCCCGGCGTCATCTTTGACATTCAGCGTGTCGGTCCCTCCACGGGCCTGCCCACGCGCACCGCGCAGGGCGACATTCTCAGCACCGCTGTACTCTCGCATGGCGACTCCAAGCACGTGCTACTGCTGCCCGGCAGCGTGGCCGAGTGCTTCGAGTTCGGCATGGCCGCCTTCGACCTCACCGAGCGCCTCCAGACTCCCATCTTCGTGCTCTCTGATCTCGATCTCGGCATGAACAACTGGATGTCCGATCCCTTCCAGTACCCCGAGAAGCCGCTCGATCGCGGCAAGGTGCTCACCGCTGAAGATCTCAACCGTCTCGGCGAGTTCCATCGCTACAAGGATGTGGACGGCGACGCCATCCCCTACCGCACCCTGCCCGGAACCGACCACCCCAAGGCCGCTTACTTCACCCGCGGCAGCGGCCACAACGAGAGCGCCAAGTACACTGAGCGCGCGGACGATTACCAGAACCTCATGGAGCGTCTCGCCCGCAAGTTCGAGACCGCCCGCACTCTTGTGCCTCATCCTGTCGTCGTGCAGAACGGCAAGTCAAAGGTCGGCATCATCGCCTACGGAACCTCCGACTTTGCCGTGCTCGAAAGCCGCGACCAGCTCAAGAAGGAGCACGGCGTCGAGACGGACTACCTCCGCCTCCGCGCCTATCCCTTCACCAAAGAGATCCACGAGTTTGTCGCATCGCATGATCGCGTCTACATCGTGGAGCAGAACCGCGACGCGCAGATGCTCAGCCTGCTCAAGCTTGATCTCCCGGCCTCTGATGCCGTGAAGCTGCGCAGCATCCGCCACTTCAACGGGCTTCCCATTGACGCCCGCTCCGTCACCGACGAATTCATCCTGCAGGAGGGAATCTAA
- the thiS gene encoding sulfur carrier protein ThiS: MQLLINGQPRTFTELTQSSSVLDLLTLLGLKGDRVALERNADIVPRSSWADTRLAENDKIEIVHFVGGGC; encoded by the coding sequence ATGCAACTGCTCATCAACGGTCAGCCGCGCACCTTCACAGAGCTGACCCAATCCTCTTCTGTGCTCGATCTTCTTACTCTGCTCGGCCTCAAAGGCGATCGCGTCGCCCTCGAACGCAACGCAGACATCGTCCCACGCTCCTCCTGGGCCGATACCCGCCTTGCGGAAAACGACAAAATCGAAATCGTCCACTTTGTCGGCGGCGGCTGCTGA